In the Streptomyces sp. f51 genome, one interval contains:
- a CDS encoding DNA-formamidopyrimidine glycosylase family protein yields the protein MPELPEVEALKEFLAGRLVGRRIVRVLPVAVSVLKTYDPPVSALEGREITVVRRFGKFLDLGTDGPHLVTHLARAGWLHWRDTLPDGPPRPGKGPLALRVALETGEGFDLTEAGTQKRLAVYVVEDPELVPGVARLGPDPLADDFDEERFAGLLQGERRRLKGALRDQSLIAGVGNAYSDEILHAARMSPFKIASSLTPEETRRLYEALRGTLAEAVERSHGLAAGRLKAEKKSGLRVHGRTGEACPVCGDVIREVSFSDSSLQYCPTCQTGGKPLADRRMSRLLK from the coding sequence ATGCCGGAACTGCCCGAGGTCGAAGCGCTCAAGGAATTCCTGGCCGGCCGTCTCGTCGGCCGCCGGATCGTGCGCGTGCTGCCCGTCGCCGTCAGCGTCCTGAAGACGTACGACCCTCCCGTCTCCGCCCTGGAGGGACGCGAGATCACGGTCGTGCGCCGGTTCGGCAAGTTCCTCGACCTCGGGACGGACGGCCCCCACCTCGTCACGCATCTGGCCCGGGCGGGCTGGCTGCACTGGAGGGACACGCTCCCCGACGGCCCGCCCCGGCCCGGCAAGGGACCGCTCGCGCTGCGGGTCGCGCTGGAGACGGGGGAGGGCTTCGACCTCACCGAGGCCGGCACCCAGAAGCGGCTCGCCGTGTACGTCGTCGAGGACCCGGAGCTCGTGCCCGGCGTGGCCCGGCTCGGCCCCGACCCGCTCGCCGACGACTTCGACGAGGAGCGGTTCGCCGGGCTGCTCCAGGGCGAGCGGCGCCGGCTCAAGGGCGCGCTCCGCGACCAGAGCCTGATCGCGGGCGTGGGCAACGCCTACAGCGACGAGATCCTGCACGCCGCCCGGATGTCCCCCTTCAAGATCGCCTCCTCGCTGACCCCCGAGGAGACCCGGCGGCTGTACGAGGCGCTGCGCGGCACGCTCGCCGAGGCGGTGGAGCGCTCCCACGGGCTGGCCGCCGGACGGCTCAAGGCGGAGAAGAAGAGCGGTCTGCGGGTCCACGGGAGAACGGGGGAGGCGTGCCCGGTGTGCGGCGACGTCATCCGTGAAGTCTCCTTCAGCGATTCCTCGTTGCAGTACTGCCCGACCTGCCAGACGGGCGGCAAGCCGCTGGCGGACCGGCGGATGTCCCGGCTGCTCAAGTAG
- a CDS encoding zf-HC2 domain-containing protein, with translation MRSLERHGDVGAYALGVLGEAEAFRFEDHLVECAQCTAFVSEYRPATRQLMLYRQSTPRSVHPFAAPGPRLLDRLLGEVTTRNRAGRRRLLFALAASVVLAAGGSATALVVGHDSPAGTVVAADPPSSQMARTDAQTGVWAQVTTRERLWGSEIEVAVKDAKGPRSCELVAIGKDGSEQSVTSWMEPAHNEDAITMQGGSSMRTDEIRRFEVRTADGEHLVTLNSP, from the coding sequence ATGAGGTCCCTTGAACGGCATGGCGACGTCGGCGCCTATGCGCTCGGCGTGCTCGGCGAGGCGGAAGCCTTCCGCTTCGAGGACCACCTCGTGGAATGCGCTCAGTGCACGGCGTTCGTCAGCGAGTACCGGCCCGCCACACGGCAGTTGATGCTGTACCGGCAGTCGACACCGCGCAGCGTCCACCCCTTCGCCGCCCCCGGGCCGCGCCTGCTCGACCGGTTGCTCGGCGAGGTCACCACCCGCAACCGGGCCGGGCGCAGGCGCCTCCTGTTCGCCCTGGCCGCCTCCGTGGTGCTGGCCGCGGGCGGGTCCGCGACGGCGCTCGTCGTCGGCCACGACTCCCCCGCGGGCACGGTCGTCGCGGCGGACCCCCCGTCGAGCCAGATGGCCAGGACCGACGCGCAGACCGGGGTCTGGGCCCAGGTGACGACCCGGGAACGGCTGTGGGGCAGCGAGATCGAGGTCGCGGTCAAGGACGCCAAGGGTCCCCGCTCCTGCGAACTCGTCGCCATCGGCAAGGACGGCTCGGAGCAGTCGGTGACCAGCTGGATGGAGCCCGCGCACAACGAGGACGCCATCACCATGCAGGGCGGCTCGTCGATGCGGACCGACGAGATCCGGCGGTTCGAGGTGCGCACGGCGGACGGCGAACACCTCGTGACGCTCAACTCGCCCTGA
- a CDS encoding sigma-70 family RNA polymerase sigma factor: protein MTAGTTTITPRTTAEHELAALQREHGRPLFALLLRLSDGDRQRAEDLVQETFVRAWQHPEALRADAFDSVRPWLLTVGRRLAIDARRARQARPPEVPDAVLDNARVCADHAERSAATLDVREAVKTLTPEHREVLVLVYFQGASVAEAAAALGIPPGTVKSRAYYALRALRRVLPGYAADLG, encoded by the coding sequence ATGACGGCCGGAACCACCACCATCACCCCCAGGACGACCGCCGAGCACGAGCTGGCCGCGCTGCAACGCGAGCACGGCCGCCCTCTCTTCGCCCTGCTGCTGCGCCTGTCCGACGGCGACCGCCAGCGCGCCGAGGACCTGGTGCAGGAGACGTTCGTACGGGCCTGGCAGCATCCCGAGGCCCTGCGCGCCGACGCCTTCGACTCCGTACGGCCCTGGCTGCTGACCGTGGGACGGCGGCTGGCCATCGACGCGCGCAGGGCACGGCAGGCGCGGCCCCCCGAGGTCCCCGACGCGGTCCTCGACAACGCGCGGGTCTGCGCCGATCACGCCGAACGGTCGGCGGCGACGCTGGACGTGCGGGAGGCTGTGAAGACACTCACCCCCGAACACCGTGAAGTCCTGGTGCTGGTGTACTTCCAGGGGGCGAGTGTGGCGGAGGCCGCGGCGGCACTGGGGATTCCACCCGGTACGGTGAAGTCGCGCGCGTACTACGCGCTGCGCGCCCTGCGCCGGGTCCTTCCCGGATACGCGGCCGACCTGGGTTGA
- a CDS encoding CapA family protein — protein sequence MIRRARQIQLALAAAVIGAALVTQTHHSTVRHRQGQPGPAAARGFTLVAGGDILPDSSVLERAGSDAGGAGYDFGPMLAGVRPAVSGAGLALCHLRTVYDPGEDRTGTYVFKSPPQVADGLAATGYDSCSTASGHTLDDGADGVRRTLDALDRAGVRHAGSARSAQESGTVTLLRAGSARVAHLAYTDGTGGLPLPPGQPWAVALADPDKIVADARAARAAGADVVVVSLDWGTEWQDQPDENQLSLARRLTASRTGGRPDIDLIVGTRSHVPQAYEKVNGTWVVYGTGDQIAGEMFNDQGVQDPRGDQGTLGRFTFSPPARPSRRWEVTKAEFIPLAFDLDAGRVVDLDAALKQGASVGAVRDRIRDVVLGRGAGRAGLVMTE from the coding sequence ATGATCAGACGCGCGCGACAGATCCAACTGGCCCTCGCGGCCGCCGTCATCGGGGCCGCGTTGGTCACCCAGACCCACCACTCGACCGTGCGGCACCGCCAAGGGCAGCCCGGACCCGCCGCCGCCCGCGGCTTCACCCTCGTCGCGGGCGGCGACATCCTGCCGGACAGCTCGGTCCTGGAGCGGGCCGGCTCCGACGCGGGAGGCGCCGGATACGACTTCGGGCCCATGCTCGCGGGTGTCCGCCCCGCCGTCTCCGGCGCCGGCCTGGCGCTCTGTCACCTGCGGACCGTGTACGACCCGGGCGAGGACCGGACCGGAACGTACGTCTTCAAGTCCCCGCCCCAGGTGGCCGACGGCCTCGCCGCCACGGGCTACGACTCCTGCTCCACCGCCTCGGGACACACCCTGGACGACGGCGCCGACGGGGTCCGTCGCACCCTGGACGCCTTGGACCGCGCCGGAGTGCGGCACGCCGGATCGGCCCGCAGCGCGCAGGAATCGGGCACGGTCACCCTGCTGCGGGCCGGCAGCGCCCGCGTCGCCCACCTCGCGTACACCGACGGCACCGGCGGGCTCCCGCTCCCGCCGGGACAGCCCTGGGCGGTCGCCCTGGCCGACCCCGACAAGATCGTCGCGGACGCCCGGGCCGCTCGCGCGGCCGGCGCCGACGTGGTCGTCGTCTCCCTGGACTGGGGCACCGAGTGGCAGGACCAGCCGGACGAGAACCAGCTGAGCCTGGCCAGGCGGCTGACCGCCTCCCGCACCGGCGGGCGCCCCGACATCGACCTGATCGTCGGGACCCGCTCCCATGTCCCGCAGGCGTACGAGAAGGTCAACGGCACCTGGGTGGTCTACGGCACCGGCGACCAGATCGCGGGGGAGATGTTCAACGACCAGGGGGTCCAGGACCCGCGCGGCGACCAGGGCACCCTCGGCCGCTTCACCTTCTCCCCGCCCGCGCGGCCCTCGCGGCGCTGGGAGGTGACGAAGGCCGAGTTCATCCCGCTCGCCTTCGACCTCGACGCGGGACGGGTCGTCGACCTCGACGCGGCCCTGAAGCAGGGCGCCTCCGTCGGCGCCGTGCGCGACCGGATCCGCGACGTCGTCCTCGGCCGGGGCGCGGGCCGGGCCGGACTCGTCATGACCGAGTGA
- a CDS encoding universal stress protein → MTEEQHAHRFERGTDGPKVIVVGVDGSDSSLRAAAYAGGLARRQRALLAVVYVQPVMAAGAALGVPVAETTDEIAEDLIQYIRDAAERVKDIFDVRWEFHTFRGDPYNGLVTAADELKADAVVVGASEQAGHRIVGSVAIRLVKAGRWPVTAVP, encoded by the coding sequence GTGACGGAAGAGCAGCACGCGCATCGGTTCGAACGCGGGACGGACGGTCCCAAGGTCATCGTCGTCGGGGTGGACGGCTCCGACTCCTCGCTGCGCGCGGCGGCGTACGCCGGTGGTCTGGCGCGGAGGCAGCGGGCGCTGCTGGCGGTGGTCTACGTCCAGCCGGTGATGGCCGCGGGAGCCGCGCTCGGGGTGCCGGTCGCGGAGACGACCGACGAGATCGCCGAGGATCTGATCCAGTACATCCGCGACGCCGCCGAGCGGGTGAAGGACATATTCGATGTGCGCTGGGAGTTCCACACCTTCCGCGGTGACCCCTACAACGGTCTGGTCACCGCCGCGGACGAACTGAAGGCCGACGCCGTGGTGGTGGGGGCCTCCGAGCAGGCCGGGCACCGGATCGTCGGTTCGGTGGCGATCCGGCTGGTGAAGGCGGGCCGCTGGCCCGTCACGGCCGTGCCGTAG
- the lysX gene encoding bifunctional lysylphosphatidylglycerol synthetase/lysine--tRNA ligase LysX, whose product MSATVEARPPKTASGPPGPPRTGFLSKVPEGFATFFAAIGLLCTLLAFIPPVRAVLRPVVRFLDLLIIPVSANLAYAVFLFLLAAATAARKKIAWWLVVVYLGLLVLTDALGVAVGLYAASIPSLIVCGLLLALLIVARREFYADSRRAAVRRALLVLVAGLVVAILLGWGLVALFPGTLVEGQRLLWAANRVCGGLVSGRSFDGRPPHWLFFVLGLFGALALLNAAATLFRSQRLVAALHGDEESRIRALLQVYGGEDSLGYFATRRDKAVVFSPSGKAAVTYRVEAGVCLASGDPVGDREAWPHAIAAWLDIARRYAWAPAAMGASEEGAKAFARSGLGALQLGDEAILNVAGFDLSGRDMRVTRQAVNRVKRSGATCRVRRHSTLSDSEMEEIVGRADAWRDTETERGFSMALDRLGDPEDGDCLLVEAMGSDGKLLALLSFVPWGRDGISLDLMRRDRSAPNGVMEFMVAEVCAVAGKFGVRRISLNFAVFRSVFEEGARIGAGPVLRLWRRLLLFFSRWWQLEALYRSNAKYHPEWYPRFICYGDTGALARIGMASAIAEGFVSVPSLRSLWGKGHTKGAPAPATTAGLPSLAALGLDAEGAARADDPTTGLPDQVRVRHRKLDRLRDEGTDPYPVGIPKRTHVLAEVRGGEDVTVAGRVMLVRDFGGILFAVLRDWSGDLQIALTRKESGAALDRFRQVVDIGDHISADGLAGASDSGEPTVFVTAWLLTAKCLHPLPDKRKGLADPEAKVRRRYLDLVSSPAARDVVRARSTAVQALRQGLLDRGYLEVETPMLQQIHGGANARPFTTHINAYDLNLYLRIAPELYLKRLCVGGMEKVFELGRTFRNEGVSYKHNPEFTMLEAYQAFADYDVMLDLVRELIQGAATAAFGSPIARKDGVEHDISGEWPVKTVYGALSEALGDEIDADTSLERLLRLCDRAGVPYTADDGRGDVVLEMYERLVEEKTGLPTFYKDFPTDVSPLTRQHRRDPRLAERWDLVAFGTELGTAYSELTDPVEQRRRLTEQSLLAAGGDPEAMELDEDFLDALEYAMPPTGGLGIGVDRLVMFLTGLTIRETLPFPLVRRR is encoded by the coding sequence ATGAGTGCCACTGTGGAGGCCCGCCCGCCGAAGACCGCCAGCGGCCCGCCAGGGCCGCCAAGGACCGGCTTCCTCAGCAAGGTGCCCGAGGGCTTCGCGACCTTCTTCGCCGCCATCGGCCTGCTCTGCACCCTGCTCGCGTTCATCCCGCCGGTCCGCGCGGTGCTGCGTCCGGTGGTGCGCTTCCTCGACCTGCTGATCATCCCGGTCAGCGCCAACCTCGCGTACGCCGTGTTCCTCTTCCTGCTCGCCGCCGCGACGGCCGCCCGCAAGAAGATCGCCTGGTGGCTCGTGGTCGTCTACCTGGGCCTGCTCGTCCTGACCGACGCCCTCGGGGTCGCCGTCGGCCTGTACGCCGCCTCCATCCCCTCGCTGATCGTCTGCGGGCTCCTGCTCGCGCTGCTGATCGTGGCGCGCCGCGAGTTCTACGCCGACTCGCGCCGTGCCGCCGTACGACGTGCCCTGCTGGTCCTGGTCGCCGGGCTCGTCGTCGCGATCCTCCTCGGATGGGGCCTGGTCGCTCTGTTCCCGGGCACCCTGGTGGAGGGCCAGCGGCTGCTGTGGGCCGCCAACCGGGTCTGCGGCGGACTCGTCTCCGGCCGCTCCTTCGACGGCCGGCCGCCGCACTGGCTGTTCTTCGTCCTCGGACTCTTCGGTGCTCTCGCCCTGCTCAACGCGGCCGCCACGCTGTTCCGTTCCCAGCGTCTGGTCGCGGCCCTGCACGGCGACGAGGAGTCCCGGATCCGCGCCCTGCTCCAGGTGTACGGCGGCGAGGACTCCCTCGGTTACTTCGCCACCCGCCGCGACAAGGCCGTCGTCTTCTCGCCCAGCGGCAAGGCGGCCGTCACCTATCGCGTCGAGGCCGGGGTGTGCCTCGCCAGCGGCGACCCGGTCGGCGACCGGGAGGCCTGGCCGCACGCGATCGCCGCCTGGCTCGACATCGCCCGCCGCTACGCCTGGGCACCCGCCGCCATGGGCGCCTCCGAGGAGGGTGCCAAGGCGTTCGCCCGCTCCGGGCTCGGCGCCCTCCAGCTCGGCGACGAGGCGATCCTGAACGTCGCCGGGTTCGATCTGTCCGGACGCGACATGCGCGTCACCCGGCAGGCCGTCAACCGCGTCAAACGCTCCGGCGCCACCTGCCGGGTCCGCCGGCACTCCACCCTCTCCGACAGCGAGATGGAGGAGATCGTCGGCCGGGCGGACGCCTGGCGCGACACCGAGACCGAGCGCGGCTTCTCGATGGCCCTGGACCGGCTCGGCGACCCCGAGGACGGCGACTGCCTGCTCGTCGAGGCGATGGGGTCCGACGGCAAGCTCCTCGCGCTGCTCTCCTTCGTGCCCTGGGGCCGCGACGGCATCTCCCTCGACCTCATGCGCCGCGACCGCAGCGCCCCCAACGGCGTCATGGAGTTCATGGTCGCGGAGGTCTGCGCGGTCGCCGGCAAGTTCGGGGTCCGGCGCATCTCCCTCAACTTCGCGGTGTTCCGCTCGGTCTTCGAGGAGGGTGCCCGCATCGGAGCGGGACCGGTGCTCAGACTCTGGCGCCGGCTGTTGCTGTTCTTCTCCCGGTGGTGGCAGCTGGAGGCCCTCTACCGCTCCAACGCCAAGTACCACCCGGAGTGGTACCCGCGGTTCATCTGCTACGGCGACACCGGCGCCCTCGCCCGGATCGGCATGGCCTCCGCCATCGCCGAGGGCTTCGTGTCCGTGCCCTCGCTGCGCAGCCTGTGGGGCAAGGGACACACCAAGGGCGCCCCCGCACCCGCCACGACCGCGGGCCTGCCCTCGCTCGCGGCCCTCGGCCTCGACGCCGAGGGCGCGGCCCGTGCGGACGATCCCACCACCGGCCTGCCCGACCAGGTCCGGGTGCGCCACCGCAAGCTCGACCGGCTGCGCGACGAGGGCACCGACCCCTATCCGGTCGGCATCCCGAAGCGCACCCACGTCCTGGCCGAGGTGCGCGGCGGCGAGGACGTGACCGTCGCCGGCCGCGTGATGCTCGTACGCGACTTCGGCGGCATCCTCTTCGCCGTGCTGCGCGACTGGTCGGGCGACCTCCAGATCGCGCTCACCCGCAAGGAGTCCGGCGCCGCGCTCGACCGTTTCCGGCAGGTCGTCGACATCGGCGACCACATCAGCGCCGACGGTCTGGCGGGCGCGAGCGACTCCGGCGAGCCCACGGTGTTCGTCACCGCCTGGCTGCTCACCGCCAAGTGCCTGCACCCGCTGCCCGACAAGCGCAAGGGCCTCGCCGACCCCGAGGCGAAGGTCCGCCGCCGCTATCTCGACCTGGTGTCGAGCCCCGCCGCCCGCGACGTCGTGCGCGCCCGCTCCACGGCCGTCCAGGCGCTGCGCCAGGGGCTGCTGGACCGCGGCTATCTGGAGGTCGAGACCCCGATGCTCCAGCAGATCCACGGCGGGGCCAACGCCCGGCCCTTCACCACCCACATCAACGCCTACGACCTGAACCTCTATCTGCGCATCGCCCCCGAGCTCTACCTCAAACGGCTGTGCGTCGGCGGCATGGAGAAGGTGTTCGAGCTGGGCCGCACCTTCCGCAACGAAGGGGTCTCCTACAAGCACAACCCCGAGTTCACGATGCTGGAGGCCTACCAGGCCTTCGCGGACTACGACGTGATGCTCGACCTCGTCCGCGAGCTGATCCAGGGCGCCGCGACCGCCGCGTTCGGCTCACCGATCGCCCGCAAGGACGGTGTCGAGCACGACATCTCCGGGGAGTGGCCCGTCAAGACGGTGTACGGCGCGCTCTCCGAGGCGCTGGGCGACGAGATCGACGCCGACACGAGCCTGGAGAGGCTGCTGCGGCTGTGCGACCGCGCGGGCGTGCCGTACACGGCGGACGACGGACGCGGTGACGTCGTCCTGGAGATGTACGAACGTCTGGTCGAGGAGAAGACCGGGCTCCCGACGTTCTACAAGGACTTCCCGACCGACGTCTCCCCGCTCACCCGGCAGCACCGCAGGGACCCGCGGCTCGCGGAACGCTGGGACCTCGTCGCGTTCGGTACGGAACTGGGCACCGCCTATTCGGAGTTGACCGACCCGGTGGAGCAGCGTCGCCGGCTCACCGAGCAGTCGCTGCTGGCCGCCGGGGGAGACCCCGAGGCGATGGAACTGGACGAGGACTTCCTCGACGCGCTGGAGTACGCCATGCCGCCCACCGGCGGACTGGGGATCGGCGTCGACCGGCTCGTCATGTTCCTCACCGGCCTGACGATCCGCGAGACGCTGCCGTTCCCGCTGGTGCGCCGCCGCTGA
- a CDS encoding polysaccharide deacetylase family protein: protein MKKDQLITRRRALIAGAAVLGAAGAAGTARLLTAGQAVEPARSLPLAGPPASRALKPSAYRLQPLAGYGPPPRGTQLHTLVRNEPFMRVSGRGRTMVLSFDDGPDPHYTPEILRTLREYDVHAMFFVCGEMAADNKDLLGVMADDGHIVGNHTWSHPLLTKLSRSAIRSEMERTSDVIADAYGEPPAWFRAPYGEWNRATYQIGAELGMEPMAWTIDTLDWSRPGTRSIVGTVQKEAAPGVVVLQHDAGGERSQSVQALRTYLPRLLDAGYHITVPHRKNV from the coding sequence ATGAAAAAGGATCAGCTGATTACCCGACGCCGGGCGTTGATCGCCGGCGCCGCTGTCCTGGGGGCGGCCGGAGCCGCGGGCACCGCCCGTCTCCTGACCGCCGGTCAGGCCGTGGAGCCGGCGCGGAGCCTCCCGCTCGCCGGCCCGCCGGCCTCGCGGGCGCTGAAGCCCTCCGCCTACCGTCTCCAGCCGCTCGCCGGATACGGCCCGCCGCCCCGCGGCACCCAGCTGCACACCCTCGTCCGCAACGAGCCCTTCATGCGGGTCTCCGGCCGCGGCCGCACGATGGTGCTGAGCTTCGACGACGGCCCCGACCCGCACTACACCCCCGAGATCCTGCGCACCCTGCGGGAGTACGACGTCCACGCCATGTTCTTCGTGTGCGGGGAGATGGCCGCCGACAACAAGGACCTGCTGGGCGTGATGGCCGACGACGGACACATCGTCGGCAACCACACCTGGAGCCACCCGCTGCTCACCAAGCTCTCGCGCTCCGCGATCCGCTCCGAGATGGAGCGCACCAGCGACGTGATCGCGGACGCGTACGGCGAGCCGCCCGCCTGGTTCCGCGCGCCCTACGGGGAGTGGAACCGCGCCACCTACCAGATCGGCGCCGAACTCGGCATGGAACCGATGGCCTGGACGATCGACACGCTCGACTGGTCGAGGCCCGGCACCCGCTCCATCGTCGGCACGGTCCAGAAGGAGGCGGCCCCGGGCGTCGTCGTCCTCCAGCACGACGCGGGCGGCGAACGCTCGCAGAGCGTCCAGGCGCTGCGCACCTATCTCCCGCGCCTGCTGGACGCCGGGTACCACATCACGGTGCCGCACCGGAAGAACGTCTAG
- a CDS encoding class F sortase — protein sequence MSASELAEEEERQRKRAPWGVIALVLLTGLALIRNGSGEFDVGPPQPASAAAADSRTPGQTFSKTPDALPYSVVDRVRIPAIRVDAPVMPVGLDLDGWVDAPPPDNPNLAGWFTGAVSPGEKGTAVIVGHVDNMQGPAVFYGLGALKKGNKVEVLRKDGKTAVFEIYGIEVFAKADFPGDRVYNSKGTPELRVITCGGGFSKQHGYDGNVVVFARLSEVR from the coding sequence ATGTCTGCGTCCGAGCTGGCCGAAGAGGAGGAGCGGCAGAGGAAGCGCGCTCCTTGGGGCGTGATAGCGCTTGTCCTGCTGACCGGCCTCGCACTCATCCGGAACGGCTCCGGCGAATTCGACGTGGGTCCCCCGCAGCCGGCCTCGGCGGCCGCCGCCGACAGCCGCACGCCCGGGCAGACGTTCTCGAAGACCCCGGACGCACTGCCGTACTCCGTGGTCGACCGGGTGCGGATCCCGGCGATCCGCGTCGACGCCCCGGTGATGCCGGTGGGTCTGGACCTGGACGGATGGGTCGACGCGCCGCCGCCCGACAACCCCAATCTCGCGGGCTGGTTCACCGGCGCGGTCTCGCCGGGCGAGAAGGGCACGGCCGTGATCGTGGGCCATGTCGACAACATGCAGGGCCCCGCCGTCTTCTACGGGCTCGGGGCGCTGAAGAAGGGGAACAAGGTCGAGGTCCTGCGCAAGGACGGAAAGACCGCGGTGTTCGAGATCTACGGCATCGAGGTCTTCGCGAAGGCCGATTTCCCCGGCGACCGTGTGTACAACAGCAAGGGAACTCCCGAATTGCGTGTCATCACGTGCGGCGGCGGTTTCTCCAAGCAGCACGGCTACGACGGGAACGTGGTCGTCTTCGCACGCCTTTCCGAGGTCCGCTGA
- a CDS encoding SCO0930 family lipoprotein, translating to MKTSWRSASLVASAAAVLALTTACGQESGTPSTGTQNVGATAAAGGYGTSPSAGAGNGYGADSQSAAAKPEAAGKLSVTESVKLGKVLTDGAGFTLYRFDKDTAEPPKSSCDGACATAWPPVPAAGAEAATGVDKALLGEVTRSDGTKQLTIGGWPMYRFAKDTKAGDTNGQNVGGTWFASAPNGKKATLAALPGLSVRKDPKLGDIVVDKNGMTVYRFMKDQAWPVSKSACTGACLEKWPAVAPVPASDTKGVQKKGLMGFTRPDGLKQMTVNCWPIYTFSGDSAPGDTNGQGVGGTWYAVSPDGKPVGAAK from the coding sequence ATGAAGACCTCCTGGCGGAGCGCCTCACTCGTAGCGTCAGCTGCGGCCGTGCTGGCGCTCACGACGGCGTGTGGTCAGGAAAGTGGCACCCCTTCGACGGGTACCCAGAACGTCGGAGCCACCGCTGCCGCGGGCGGCTACGGGACCAGCCCCAGCGCGGGGGCGGGCAACGGCTACGGAGCCGATTCCCAGAGTGCCGCCGCCAAGCCGGAGGCCGCGGGCAAGCTGTCCGTGACCGAAAGCGTCAAGCTCGGCAAGGTGCTGACCGACGGCGCCGGGTTCACCCTCTACCGCTTCGACAAGGACACCGCCGAGCCGCCGAAGTCCAGTTGTGACGGCGCCTGCGCGACCGCCTGGCCGCCGGTGCCCGCCGCGGGCGCCGAGGCCGCCACCGGCGTCGACAAGGCGCTGCTCGGCGAGGTCACCCGCTCCGACGGCACGAAGCAGCTGACCATCGGCGGCTGGCCGATGTACCGCTTCGCCAAGGACACCAAGGCCGGTGACACCAACGGCCAGAACGTGGGCGGCACTTGGTTCGCCTCGGCGCCCAACGGCAAGAAGGCCACGCTGGCCGCCCTGCCCGGTCTGTCGGTCCGCAAGGACCCGAAGCTCGGCGACATCGTCGTCGACAAGAACGGCATGACCGTCTACCGCTTCATGAAGGACCAGGCCTGGCCCGTCTCGAAGTCGGCCTGCACGGGCGCCTGCCTGGAGAAGTGGCCCGCGGTGGCCCCGGTCCCCGCGAGCGACACCAAGGGCGTCCAGAAGAAGGGCCTGATGGGCTTCACCCGCCCGGACGGCCTCAAGCAGATGACGGTCAACTGCTGGCCGATCTACACCTTCTCCGGTGACAGTGCTCCCGGCGACACCAACGGTCAGGGCGTGGGCGGCACCTGGTACGCCGTCTCGCCCGACGGAAAGCCGGTCGGCGCGGCCAAGTAG
- a CDS encoding SAM-dependent methyltransferase — protein MERPAWAPRSIDISVPSVSRIYDYYLGGSHNFEVDREAARKAMESMPGLPKVMQANRAFMRRAVRHAAGEGIDQFLDIGSGIPTFGNVHEIAQAARPGARVVYVDHDPVAVAHSHAVLRDNEDADVVAADLLKPQDILGSPQVQRLIDLNRPVALLLVAILHFVEDADDPYRAVAELRDALALGSMLVVTHASFEGIPLLREQAEGTVGIYKDIRNPLIMRTRDEIARFFEGYDMVEPGLVPMPEWRPDTAPEDEDPYSFSGFGGVGRTA, from the coding sequence ATGGAGCGTCCCGCCTGGGCCCCTCGCAGCATTGACATCTCAGTGCCGAGCGTGTCCCGGATATACGACTACTACCTGGGCGGTTCGCACAACTTCGAGGTGGATCGGGAAGCGGCGCGCAAGGCGATGGAGTCCATGCCGGGCCTTCCCAAGGTCATGCAGGCGAACCGGGCGTTCATGCGACGGGCCGTGCGCCACGCGGCCGGCGAGGGCATCGACCAGTTCCTCGACATCGGCTCCGGCATCCCGACGTTCGGCAACGTCCACGAGATAGCCCAGGCGGCCCGGCCCGGCGCGCGCGTGGTCTACGTCGACCACGACCCCGTTGCCGTCGCACACAGTCACGCCGTCCTGCGGGACAACGAGGACGCGGACGTCGTCGCCGCGGACCTGCTCAAGCCCCAGGACATCCTCGGAAGTCCCCAGGTTCAGCGGCTGATCGACCTGAACCGGCCGGTCGCGCTGCTTCTCGTTGCCATACTTCACTTCGTGGAAGACGCGGACGACCCGTACCGGGCGGTGGCCGAACTGCGCGACGCCCTCGCGCTGGGAAGCATGCTCGTCGTCACGCATGCCTCGTTCGAGGGAATTCCGCTCCTGCGGGAGCAGGCCGAGGGCACGGTCGGCATCTACAAGGACATCCGCAACCCGCTGATCATGCGCACGCGCGACGAGATCGCGCGGTTCTTCGAGGGGTACGACATGGTGGAACCCGGACTGGTGCCGATGCCGGAATGGCGGCCCGACACGGCACCCGAGGACGAGGATCCCTATTCCTTCTCCGGGTTCGGCGGCGTGGGACGCACGGCGTGA